In a single window of the Acyrthosiphon pisum isolate AL4f chromosome X, pea_aphid_22Mar2018_4r6ur, whole genome shotgun sequence genome:
- the LOC103309138 gene encoding zinc finger protein 62-like: MWEMSMVSVMSHVCLSAESTAEILQDASDDHQPPVQSIVESTHDVGDVNSQLTRVCLSPPESATEILQDASDDHQPPLHPIVNVCTSTTNHSSEPDTTNASPKRKKPKNRMCDEFENNPNKEGDDDDGDENDADNLYQCPECPKNFKFKSWLSRHAMKHERYYPCTYCTKTFQRKSELQLHMQAHTGQKRFKCPDCYASYNDLSNRIKHWNLKHNPEAKQYECDRCGETFTSIPVSMVLGDKSFETKSGRYVFYSKSQVSSNYARHLTIFVDEAMFFWICSLKGLFSDLYTLMLVHLFILGS; this comes from the exons ATGTGGGAGATGTCAATGGTCAGTGTAA tgtcaCATGTCTGTTTGTCGGCCGAGAGTACTGCTGAAATATTGCAAGACGCGTCAGACGACCACCAACCACCTGTACAATCGATTGTTGAAAGTACTCATGATGTGGGAGATGTCAATAGTCAGT tgacaCGTGTTTGTTTGTCGCCGCCCGAGAGTGCTACTGAAATACTGCAAGACGCGTCAGACGACCACCAACCACCTCTACATCCGATCGTCAATGTTTGCACATCAACAACCAATCATTCAAGTGAACCAGACACCACAAATGCTTcacctaaaagaaaaaaacctaaaaaccgTATGTGTGATGAATTTGAGAATAATCCCAATAAAGAAGGAGATGATGATGACGGTGATGAGAATGATGCTGACAATTTGTATCAGTGCCCTGAGTGTCCCAAAAATTTCAAGTTCAAAAGTTGGCTAAGTAGACATGCAATGAAGCATGAACGATATTACCCATGCACATATTGCACTAAAACATTCCAAAGAAAGTCAGAGTTGCAGTTGCACATGCAGGCACATACTGGCCAGAAGCGATTTAAATGCCCCGACTGCTACGCTTCATACAATGACTTGTCCAATAGAATTAAACACTGGAACCTTAAACACAACCCAGAGGCTAAACAATATGAATGCGATAGATGTGGAGAAACATTTACTT caatacCTGTTAGTATGGTCCTCGGTGACAAAAGTTTTGAGACCAAAAGTGGTCGGTACGTGTTCTATTCCAAATCTCAAGTTTCATCAAACTATGCAAGGCATTTgacaat ATTTGTCGATGAAGCGATGTTCTTTTGGATTTGCAGTTTGAAAGGGCTGTTTTCAGATTTATATACTTTGATGCTAgttcatttatttatactgggttcttaa